Proteins encoded by one window of Erythrobacter sp.:
- a CDS encoding phosphate ABC transporter ATP-binding protein, which yields MQDSSTPAPQTNAEAPAEGPAVKMRAKDVSIYYGDKKAIDAVSVDVFSEYVTAFIGPSGCGKSTFLRALNRMNDTIPSARVEGTIDLDGENIYSSGMDVVQLRARVGMVFQKPNPFPKSIYDNIAYGPKIHGLAESKGELDAIVEKSLRRAGLWEEVKDRLDDSGTALSGGQQQRLCIARAIAVDPEVILMDEPCSALDPIATAKIEELIDELRGRYAIVIVTHSMQQAARVSQRTAFFHLGNIVEYGHTEDIFTNPKQKRTQDYITGRYG from the coding sequence ATGCAAGACAGCTCCACCCCTGCCCCGCAGACCAATGCTGAGGCGCCCGCCGAAGGGCCGGCAGTGAAGATGCGCGCGAAGGACGTTTCGATCTATTACGGGGACAAGAAGGCGATCGACGCGGTTTCGGTCGATGTGTTCAGCGAATATGTCACCGCCTTCATCGGTCCGTCGGGCTGCGGCAAGTCCACTTTCCTGCGCGCTTTGAACCGGATGAATGACACCATTCCCTCGGCGCGGGTAGAAGGAACCATCGATCTGGACGGGGAGAACATCTACTCCAGCGGAATGGACGTGGTGCAGTTACGGGCGCGCGTCGGGATGGTGTTCCAGAAGCCCAATCCCTTTCCCAAGTCGATTTACGACAACATTGCCTATGGCCCCAAGATCCACGGCCTGGCCGAGAGCAAGGGCGAACTCGACGCGATTGTCGAGAAGAGCCTCCGGCGCGCAGGTCTTTGGGAAGAGGTGAAGGACCGGCTGGACGATTCAGGCACCGCGCTTTCAGGGGGCCAGCAGCAGCGGCTGTGTATCGCCCGCGCCATCGCCGTCGATCCTGAAGTGATCCTGATGGATGAGCCGTGTTCGGCGCTCGACCCCATCGCCACCGCAAAAATCGAAGAGCTGATTGACGAATTGCGGGGCCGATATGCCATCGTGATCGTTACCCATTCGATGCAGCAGGCGGCGCGCGTTTCCCAGCGCACGGCGTTTTTCCACCTCGGCAATATTGTGGAATATGGACACACCGAGGACATATTCACTAACCCGAAGCAGAAGCGCACGCAGGATTACATCACCGGCAGGTACGGATAG
- the phoU gene encoding phosphate signaling complex protein PhoU has translation MEHTVKAFDEDITRLRGLIAEMGGLAELAISDALSALVSGDEDKAKDVIKRDKKLDELEAEVDAMAVRILALRAPMADDLREIVAALKISGVIERIGDYAKNIAKRIGRIENRAKFEPLTLLPAMGEIAAEMVHDVLTAYAARDPVLAREVIVRDDKVDAFYDSIFRNVVSHMVENPSTISSAAQLLFVARNIERIGDHATNVAEMVHYAATGGYPNDIER, from the coding sequence ATGGAACATACCGTCAAGGCATTCGATGAGGACATCACCCGGCTGCGCGGCCTGATCGCGGAGATGGGCGGCCTTGCGGAACTCGCGATCAGCGATGCGCTGTCCGCGCTCGTTTCGGGCGATGAGGACAAGGCGAAGGACGTCATCAAGCGCGACAAGAAGCTGGACGAGCTGGAAGCCGAGGTCGACGCGATGGCGGTGCGCATCCTCGCCCTGCGCGCACCGATGGCGGACGACCTGCGCGAAATCGTCGCCGCGCTGAAGATCAGCGGCGTGATCGAGCGGATCGGCGACTACGCCAAGAACATCGCCAAGCGGATCGGGCGGATCGAGAACCGCGCCAAGTTCGAACCGCTCACCCTGCTCCCGGCAATGGGTGAGATTGCTGCCGAGATGGTCCACGATGTTCTCACCGCCTACGCCGCGCGCGATCCGGTGCTGGCGCGCGAGGTGATCGTCCGCGACGACAAAGTGGATGCTTTCTATGACAGTATTTTCCGCAATGTCGTCAGCCACATGGTGGAAAACCCGTCCACCATCAGTAGCGCCGCGCAATTGCTGTTCGTCGCCCGTAACATCGAGCGGATTGGCGATCACGCCACCAATGTCGCCGAAATGGTTCACTATGCGGCTACCGGCGGCTATCCCAACGATATCGAGCGCTAG
- the phoB gene encoding phosphate regulon transcriptional regulator PhoB, whose product MSAPKLLLVEDDKALAELLEYRFESEGYDVRSTADGDEAMMMAAEDAPDLVILDWMIEGTSGLEVCRRLRREKSTAHVPIIMLTAREAEDDRVRGLETGADDYVTKPFSPRELLARVSAVLRRVRPALAGETVEVGDLRLDPVAHRLERRGQELQVGPTEYRLIKFFMEHPRRVFSRGQLLDAVWGTGSEIEERTVDVHIRRLRKAIAVDNLRDPIRTVRSAGYALEPV is encoded by the coding sequence ATGTCCGCACCCAAGCTGCTCCTCGTGGAAGACGACAAGGCGCTTGCCGAGCTGCTCGAATACCGTTTCGAAAGCGAAGGCTATGACGTACGCTCCACCGCCGATGGTGACGAAGCGATGATGATGGCGGCGGAAGACGCCCCAGATCTGGTGATCCTCGACTGGATGATCGAAGGCACCAGCGGCCTCGAAGTTTGCCGCCGTCTGCGCCGCGAAAAGTCCACTGCGCATGTTCCGATCATCATGCTCACCGCGCGGGAAGCGGAGGATGACCGAGTGCGCGGGCTGGAAACCGGCGCCGACGATTACGTAACCAAACCCTTTTCCCCTCGTGAACTGCTCGCGCGCGTATCCGCAGTCCTGCGTCGCGTACGCCCCGCACTGGCGGGAGAAACCGTCGAAGTAGGCGATCTGCGACTCGATCCGGTGGCGCACCGGCTGGAGCGGCGCGGCCAGGAACTGCAGGTCGGGCCTACAGAATACAGGCTGATCAAGTTCTTTATGGAACACCCGCGCCGGGTTTTCTCGCGTGGTCAATTGCTTGACGCCGTTTGGGGCACAGGCAGCGAAATCGAGGAACGCACCGTGGATGTGCACATTCGCCGCCTGCGCAAAGCCATTGCGGTAGACAATCTCCGCGACCCAATCCGCACAGTTCGTTCTGCAGGATATGCGCTCGAACCCGTGTAA
- a CDS encoding extensin family protein — MDTALAALLVGIALLLAGRSWLEENPQHNPWAPLDLRDPHGMATAGKLTALRGDVPACHAVLDRSEIAFTALPAAGEAECRRGDRLIPADLLLSPAEPQMTCPVAAGLVLWLEQDVQRLAEQYFDSQVTQVEQLGTYSCRRMYGAASGRWSEHATGNAIDIAGFALADGRRVSVLRDWNGDESEAQFLRAVRDSACSSFGTVLSPDYNAAHADHFHFDQGRGVGRGACR, encoded by the coding sequence ATGGATACGGCATTGGCGGCGCTGCTGGTGGGTATCGCGCTGCTGCTGGCCGGACGCAGCTGGCTGGAGGAAAATCCGCAGCACAATCCCTGGGCGCCGCTCGACCTGCGCGATCCGCATGGAATGGCGACCGCGGGAAAACTTACCGCCCTGCGGGGCGATGTGCCTGCATGCCACGCGGTGCTGGACCGCAGCGAAATCGCTTTCACCGCGCTCCCCGCCGCTGGTGAAGCCGAATGTCGACGGGGGGATAGGCTGATTCCAGCCGATCTGCTTCTATCTCCCGCAGAACCGCAAATGACCTGCCCGGTCGCTGCGGGATTGGTCCTTTGGCTGGAACAGGACGTACAACGGCTGGCGGAGCAATATTTCGATTCGCAGGTTACGCAGGTGGAGCAGCTCGGAACTTACAGCTGTCGCCGAATGTATGGCGCAGCATCAGGGCGCTGGAGCGAACATGCAACGGGCAATGCCATCGACATAGCCGGCTTTGCGCTGGCCGACGGACGCCGCGTGAGCGTGCTCCGGGACTGGAACGGCGACGAGAGCGAAGCCCAGTTCCTGCGCGCGGTACGCGATTCGGCGTGCAGCAGCTTCGGAACAGTTCTCTCGCCCGATTACAATGCCGCCCACGCCGATCATTTCCACTTCGATCAGGGGCGAGGAGTGGGCCGGGGCGCCTGTCGCTGA
- a CDS encoding error-prone DNA polymerase has protein sequence MPESDVLPKRTIELDPDSIDAPPRAAFVELGLVSCFSFLRGASDAVDLVLTARSLGYDAVGIADANSMAGVVRVHGEAKTLKLRPVIGCRIETVEGLAFLAYPRDRAAYGRLCRLISRGRMQTLDGGWQDKGACEISLTMLAEHSEGLQLIALPPRDLDARFTIVVPSNVIPFRHPGPRAGVPLASEPSGTPDQVRGDEQKWDRVTAPYPDLLRHLCGQLPTLGYLAASYLYSGDDIARIDRLDALARANGLRLLATNDVHYHAPDRRPLQDVMTAIRHKTKVASAGHLLHANAERHLKSPQAMQALFARWPQAIAAARAVADACEFSLDELKYEYPEEIYPDGMTPQQFLEAETWRGADQRYPSGVPDSVRQTLHRELALIGKLDLARYFLTIKDIVDYARGVDPPILCQGRGSAANSAVCYCLEITSVDPAKHALLFDRFISEERKEPPDIDVDFEHERREEVIQYIYRKYGRHRAGLCATVIHYRPRMAIREVGKAMGLSEDVTAALSRTVWGGWGTEIGEDHVAETGMDLSDPHLRRVLALTRQMIGIPRHLSQHVGGFILTKEALTETVPVGNGAMPDRSFIEWDKDDIEALGILKVDVLALGMLTCIRKCLDLLENHHGRRLQLASVPREDPETYEMLRKGDSLGVFQVESRAQMNMLPRLRPREFYDLVIQVAIVRPGPIQGDMVHPYLKRRRGAEKVVIPAPAPEHGPPDELSSILERTLGVPIFQEQAMKIALDAAKFSSLEANRLRKAMATFRSRGMVDELQDMMVERMVARGYDRDFAQRCFNQIRGFGEYGFPESHAASFAHLVYVSSWLKCHFPAAFGCALLNSQPMGFYAPAQIVRDAREHGVTVLPVDVNFSEWDCTLEVLGDLDSSRDSESESGRQDKHIALRLGLRQVDGLPEYVAAQLLAARADHGPFADVAKLRDRARLPVAHIERLASADAFGSLDMTRRQALWDARSLVGGAGLPLFAHADERDEGAERRRAILPQMPLSEEVVADYQTIRLSLKAHPLAFLRASLAERGFVRACDLRNRKFRSMVQVAGVVLIRQRPGSAKGVCFITLEDETGTINLVVWPDLKEKQRKVVMGSRLMEVRGRVEYDDEVIHVIAHSMTDATAELHRLSDDLLSAPLARADHVNSPLPSGKINPSNGLHDGEEHEAIRPRDLIDQLPNTRGHPRNVRIIPKSRDFH, from the coding sequence GTGCCCGAAAGCGATGTCCTCCCCAAGCGCACGATCGAGCTCGATCCGGACAGCATAGACGCGCCGCCGCGCGCGGCCTTTGTCGAGCTGGGTCTCGTCTCGTGCTTCAGCTTCCTGCGCGGCGCGTCGGATGCGGTGGACCTCGTGCTCACCGCCCGTTCGCTGGGTTACGATGCCGTGGGGATCGCCGATGCCAATAGCATGGCGGGGGTGGTGCGGGTGCATGGCGAGGCCAAGACGCTCAAACTGCGCCCGGTGATTGGCTGCCGGATCGAGACAGTGGAGGGCTTGGCGTTCCTCGCCTACCCGCGCGATCGCGCCGCCTATGGCCGCCTCTGCCGCCTCATCAGCAGGGGGCGGATGCAGACACTCGACGGCGGCTGGCAGGACAAGGGGGCCTGCGAGATCAGCCTGACGATGCTGGCGGAGCATTCGGAAGGGCTGCAACTGATCGCACTGCCGCCGCGCGATCTGGACGCGCGGTTTACGATTGTGGTGCCGAGCAATGTCATTCCCTTTCGTCATCCCGGTCCCCGAGCCGGGGTCCCGCTTGCCTCCGAACCGAGCGGGACCCCGGATCAAGTCCGGGGTGACGAACAGAAATGGGATCGGGTGACCGCCCCGTACCCCGATCTCCTGCGCCACCTCTGCGGCCAACTCCCCACCTTGGGCTATCTCGCCGCCAGCTATCTCTACAGCGGCGATGATATCGCCCGGATCGACCGGCTCGATGCTCTGGCGCGGGCGAATGGCTTGCGGCTGCTCGCCACCAACGATGTGCATTACCACGCGCCCGATCGTCGCCCCTTGCAGGATGTGATGACCGCCATCCGCCACAAGACCAAGGTGGCGAGCGCCGGGCACCTGCTCCACGCCAATGCCGAGCGGCACCTCAAGAGCCCGCAGGCGATGCAGGCGCTGTTCGCCCGCTGGCCCCAGGCGATTGCCGCCGCGCGCGCAGTGGCCGATGCCTGCGAGTTCAGCCTCGATGAACTGAAATACGAATATCCCGAGGAGATTTACCCAGACGGCATGACGCCGCAGCAATTCCTCGAAGCCGAGACATGGCGGGGGGCAGACCAGCGTTATCCCTCCGGTGTACCCGACAGCGTGCGGCAGACGCTGCACCGCGAACTGGCGCTGATCGGCAAGCTGGATCTCGCCCGTTACTTCCTCACCATCAAGGATATCGTCGACTATGCGCGCGGGGTCGATCCGCCGATCCTGTGCCAGGGGCGCGGCTCGGCGGCCAATTCGGCGGTGTGCTATTGCCTCGAAATCACCAGCGTCGATCCGGCGAAGCACGCGCTGCTGTTCGATCGCTTTATCTCGGAGGAGCGCAAGGAGCCGCCCGATATCGATGTCGATTTCGAGCACGAACGGCGCGAGGAGGTGATCCAGTACATCTATCGCAAGTACGGTCGCCACCGCGCGGGGCTGTGCGCCACCGTCATCCACTATCGCCCGCGCATGGCGATCCGCGAAGTGGGCAAGGCGATGGGCCTTTCCGAAGATGTCACCGCCGCGCTCTCGCGCACCGTATGGGGCGGGTGGGGGACCGAAATCGGCGAGGATCACGTTGCCGAAACGGGCATGGACCTGAGTGATCCGCACTTGCGACGGGTTCTCGCCTTGACCCGGCAAATGATTGGAATACCACGCCATCTCTCGCAGCATGTCGGCGGATTTATCCTGACCAAGGAAGCGCTGACCGAGACAGTGCCGGTGGGCAACGGGGCCATGCCCGATCGCAGTTTCATCGAATGGGACAAGGACGATATCGAGGCGCTGGGCATCCTCAAGGTGGACGTGCTGGCGCTGGGGATGCTCACCTGCATCCGCAAATGCCTCGATCTTCTGGAAAATCACCACGGTCGCCGCCTGCAATTGGCCAGCGTGCCGCGCGAGGACCCGGAAACCTACGAAATGCTGCGCAAGGGCGATTCGCTCGGCGTGTTCCAGGTCGAAAGCCGGGCGCAGATGAACATGCTCCCGCGCCTGCGTCCGCGCGAATTCTACGATCTGGTGATCCAGGTCGCGATCGTGCGTCCGGGGCCGATCCAGGGCGACATGGTACACCCCTATCTCAAGCGCCGCCGGGGTGCGGAGAAGGTGGTAATCCCCGCGCCCGCGCCCGAGCACGGCCCGCCGGACGAGCTTTCCAGCATTCTCGAGCGCACGCTGGGGGTGCCGATCTTTCAGGAGCAGGCGATGAAGATCGCGCTCGACGCGGCGAAGTTCTCTTCGCTGGAAGCCAACCGGCTGCGCAAGGCCATGGCGACCTTCCGCAGCCGGGGGATGGTGGACGAATTGCAGGACATGATGGTCGAACGGATGGTGGCGCGCGGCTACGATCGCGATTTCGCCCAGCGCTGTTTCAACCAGATCCGCGGCTTCGGCGAATACGGCTTCCCCGAAAGCCACGCCGCCAGCTTCGCACACCTCGTTTACGTTTCGAGCTGGCTGAAGTGCCACTTTCCCGCCGCGTTCGGCTGCGCGCTGCTCAATTCGCAGCCGATGGGGTTTTATGCGCCGGCGCAGATCGTGCGCGATGCGAGGGAGCATGGGGTGACGGTGCTGCCGGTTGATGTGAACTTTTCGGAATGGGACTGCACTCTGGAGGTGCTGGGGGATTTGGATTCTTCGCGTGATTCCGAATCCGAATCCGGTCGCCAGGACAAACACATCGCCCTGCGTCTCGGCCTGCGGCAGGTGGACGGTCTGCCCGAATATGTCGCTGCGCAACTGCTCGCCGCGCGCGCGGATCATGGCCCTTTTGCCGATGTCGCCAAGCTGCGCGACCGGGCGCGGCTGCCGGTGGCGCATATCGAGCGACTTGCCAGCGCCGATGCCTTCGGTTCGCTCGACATGACCCGGCGGCAGGCGCTGTGGGATGCGCGCAGCCTGGTGGGCGGGGCGGGGCTGCCGCTGTTCGCCCATGCCGATGAACGTGACGAGGGGGCCGAGCGCCGCAGGGCGATCCTGCCGCAAATGCCGCTTTCCGAAGAAGTGGTCGCCGATTACCAGACTATCCGGCTCAGCCTGAAGGCGCATCCGCTGGCCTTCCTGCGGGCAAGCCTTGCCGAACGCGGTTTCGTGCGCGCCTGCGATCTCAGGAACCGCAAGTTCCGTTCGATGGTTCAGGTGGCAGGCGTGGTGCTGATTCGTCAGCGGCCGGGCAGTGCCAAGGGTGTGTGCTTCATCACGCTGGAGGATGAGACGGGCACGATCAATCTGGTCGTCTGGCCCGATCTGAAGGAAAAACAGCGCAAGGTGGTGATGGGATCGCGGTTGATGGAAGTGCGCGGGCGGGTGGAATATGATGACGAGGTGATCCACGTTATCGCCCATTCGATGACCGACGCAACAGCGGAGCTGCATCGCCTGTCGGACGACCTGCTCAGCGCCCCGCTGGCGCGCGCCGATCATGTCAATTCGCCGCTGCCATCGGGCAAGATCAATCCCTCCAATGGCCTGCACGATGGCGAAGAACACGAGGCCATCCGCCCACGCGACCTGATCGATCAGTTGCCCAACACGCGTGGGCACCCGCGCAATGTCCGTATCATCCCAAAATCGCGTGATTTCCACTGA
- a CDS encoding UdgX family uracil-DNA binding protein (This protein belongs to the uracil DNA glycosylase superfamily, members of which act in excision repair of DNA. However, it belongs more specifically to UdgX branch, whose founding member was found to bind uracil in DNA (where it does not belong), without cleaving it, appears to promote DNA repair by a pathway involving RecA, rather than base excision.) has translation MTALQHVRLGAYYVISLPEPDDFTFWRERARLLVQCDVPPDRVAWVEPGGTGSLFAHGDRRVPQPDDPARVVRASKRFLQIAQSAMHHTDPERFALLYRLLWRLQSSPRMMEDKADPEVRRVEELEKAVRRDAHKMHAFVRFRRVEDGDEPEAPEHYVAWFEPEHHILRREAGFFVRRFANMHWSILTPRGSLHWDGKVLCEGPPAQKSDAPGDDPAEDLWRKYYASIFNPARLKIGAMLKEMPKKYWKNMPEAALIPELIAGAQAREAAMVAEGRMEYQAKPETLAAIDKAIHACRNCPIGELDNRAVMGEGPQRATLMIVGEQPGDQEDLAGRPFVGPAGQVLDAALAVAGIDRSAAYVTNAVKHFKFVQRGKRRLHQSPTAREIDTCRWWQEAERAVVQPKLVLALGASAARGLLGKTVSITKARGAPIPLEDGSELWVTAHPSYLLRLDGDAREEQERLFAADLAAVRARLAELTA, from the coding sequence ATGACTGCCCTCCAGCACGTCAGGCTCGGCGCATACTACGTCATCAGCCTGCCCGAGCCCGACGATTTCACCTTCTGGCGCGAGCGGGCGCGGCTACTGGTGCAGTGCGATGTACCGCCCGACCGTGTAGCCTGGGTGGAGCCGGGCGGCACAGGATCGCTGTTCGCACATGGTGACCGCCGCGTGCCGCAGCCGGACGATCCCGCGCGGGTGGTGCGCGCGAGCAAGCGGTTCCTGCAAATTGCGCAAAGCGCCATGCATCATACTGATCCGGAACGCTTTGCCCTGCTGTACCGGCTGCTGTGGCGGCTCCAGTCTTCCCCAAGGATGATGGAGGACAAGGCGGATCCCGAGGTCCGCCGGGTGGAGGAATTGGAAAAGGCGGTGCGCCGCGATGCGCACAAGATGCATGCTTTCGTCCGCTTCCGGCGGGTGGAGGATGGCGACGAGCCCGAAGCGCCCGAGCATTACGTCGCCTGGTTCGAGCCGGAGCATCACATCCTCCGGCGCGAGGCGGGCTTTTTCGTCCGCCGTTTCGCCAATATGCACTGGTCGATCCTGACCCCGCGCGGCAGCCTGCACTGGGATGGCAAGGTGTTGTGCGAAGGCCCGCCCGCGCAGAAGTCCGATGCGCCCGGCGACGATCCGGCGGAGGACCTGTGGCGCAAGTACTATGCCTCCATCTTCAATCCCGCGCGGTTGAAGATCGGCGCGATGCTGAAGGAAATGCCGAAGAAATATTGGAAAAACATGCCCGAAGCAGCGTTGATTCCCGAACTGATCGCAGGCGCGCAAGCGCGCGAGGCTGCAATGGTGGCGGAAGGCAGGATGGAATACCAGGCGAAACCCGAAACGCTGGCGGCAATCGACAAGGCGATTCACGCCTGTCGTAACTGTCCCATCGGCGAACTCGACAATCGTGCGGTGATGGGGGAGGGGCCGCAACGCGCCACTCTGATGATCGTCGGCGAACAGCCGGGTGATCAGGAAGACCTTGCCGGTCGCCCGTTCGTCGGCCCGGCGGGGCAGGTGCTCGATGCGGCGCTGGCAGTGGCCGGGATCGACCGGAGCGCAGCCTACGTCACCAACGCGGTGAAGCATTTCAAGTTCGTGCAGCGCGGCAAGCGGCGGCTGCACCAGTCGCCCACCGCCAGGGAGATCGACACCTGCCGCTGGTGGCAGGAAGCCGAACGCGCGGTGGTGCAGCCGAAGCTGGTGCTGGCCTTGGGAGCGTCTGCGGCGCGCGGACTGCTCGGCAAGACGGTCAGCATCACCAAGGCACGCGGCGCGCCGATCCCGCTCGAAGACGGGAGCGAACTGTGGGTGACGGCACACCCATCCTACTTGCTGCGGCTCGACGGCGATGCGCGCGAGGAGCAGGAGCGGCTGTTCGCGGCCGATCTGGCGGCAGTGCGGGCGCGGCTGGCGGAATTGACGGCGTGA
- a CDS encoding putative DNA modification/repair radical SAM protein has protein sequence MPVLETIQKLEILADAAKYDASCASSGTAKRNSKGGKGIGSTEGMGICHAYAPDGRCISLLKILLTNHCIFDCHYCVNRKSSNTRRARFSPQEVADLTLTFYRRNYIEGLFLSSGIIKSADHTMEQLVEVGRILRDEHDFRGYIHLKTIPEADPALVHQAGLYADRVSINVEMPTVAGLTRLAPDKNATQIEGAMGGVKMAIIQAKDEKKRFRHAPRFAPGGQSTQMIVGADAASDADIVGKASRLYDRFRLRRVYYSAFSPIPDASAVLPLKRPPLLREHRLYQSDWLMRFYGFAPQEVVQATGADGNLPLDIDPKLAWALKFREHFPVDVNRCSREMLLRVPGLGTRAVAQILASRRHRTLRLEDVAKLTVSVTKVRPFIVTADWRPLLLTDRADLRALLAPKQEQLELFAA, from the coding sequence ATGCCTGTTCTCGAAACCATCCAGAAGCTGGAAATCCTTGCCGACGCAGCGAAATACGATGCTTCCTGCGCCTCCTCCGGCACGGCCAAGCGCAATTCGAAGGGCGGGAAGGGCATTGGCTCGACCGAGGGGATGGGCATCTGCCATGCCTATGCGCCCGATGGCCGCTGCATTTCGCTGCTGAAGATCCTGCTGACCAACCACTGCATTTTCGATTGCCACTATTGCGTGAACCGCAAGAGCTCGAACACGCGGCGGGCGCGGTTCAGCCCGCAGGAAGTGGCGGACCTGACGCTGACCTTCTACCGGCGCAATTATATCGAGGGGCTGTTCCTCTCCTCCGGCATTATCAAGAGCGCCGATCACACGATGGAACAGCTGGTAGAAGTGGGACGTATCCTGCGGGATGAACACGATTTTCGCGGCTACATCCACCTGAAGACCATTCCCGAAGCGGACCCGGCGCTGGTGCACCAGGCAGGGCTCTATGCCGATCGCGTCTCGATCAATGTCGAAATGCCGACGGTTGCGGGGCTGACCCGCCTCGCGCCGGACAAGAATGCCACCCAGATCGAAGGGGCGATGGGCGGGGTGAAAATGGCGATCATTCAGGCCAAGGACGAGAAGAAGCGCTTTCGCCACGCGCCGCGCTTCGCACCGGGCGGGCAATCGACGCAGATGATCGTCGGCGCGGATGCGGCCAGCGATGCCGATATCGTCGGTAAGGCCAGCCGGCTCTATGACCGGTTCCGCCTGCGCCGCGTCTATTATTCGGCCTTCTCACCGATCCCCGATGCCAGCGCGGTGCTGCCACTGAAGCGTCCGCCGCTGCTCCGCGAACACCGGCTGTACCAGTCCGACTGGCTGATGCGGTTCTACGGCTTCGCGCCGCAGGAAGTGGTGCAGGCGACCGGGGCGGACGGCAACCTGCCGCTCGACATCGATCCCAAGCTCGCCTGGGCGCTGAAGTTTCGTGAACATTTCCCGGTGGATGTGAACCGCTGTTCGCGTGAAATGTTGCTTCGGGTACCGGGGCTGGGGACGCGCGCAGTGGCGCAGATCCTCGCCAGCCGCCGCCACCGCACGCTGCGGCTGGAGGATGTGGCCAAGCTCACCGTCTCGGTCACCAAGGTGCGCCCGTTCATTGTCACCGCCGACTGGCGCCCGCTGCTGCTGACCGACCGCGCCGATCTGCGCGCGCTGCTGGCCCCGAAGCAGGAGCAGCTGGAGCTGTTTGCGGCATGA
- a CDS encoding carbonic anhydrase, producing MTRRTVLGTTGALGASALLGGGAALAAQDSDGGLTPAPPATDLTPDQALDLLREGNAAFLRGEQTRVLTSAQRRLDLATGQNPFAAYVSCSDSRVPPELLFGRGLGELFIIRNAGNTVDTVALGSIEYAVAVLQVPLVVVMGHQSCGAVKAATDVVNDNATFPGQIGRMIEPIIPAVLAARSEDGDFLDNSVRANVRRVVRQLREQTDPIMMEPQRSGRLKVVGAYYGLNDGQVDFFDLP from the coding sequence ATGACCCGCAGAACCGTTTTGGGAACCACTGGTGCCTTGGGAGCGAGCGCCCTGCTCGGTGGCGGTGCAGCACTTGCCGCGCAGGACAGCGACGGCGGACTTACCCCCGCCCCGCCCGCAACCGACCTCACTCCCGATCAGGCGCTCGATCTGCTGCGTGAAGGCAATGCCGCCTTCCTGCGCGGCGAGCAGACGCGGGTGCTCACCAGCGCCCAGCGCCGCCTCGATCTGGCGACCGGGCAGAACCCCTTTGCCGCCTATGTTTCCTGCTCCGACAGCCGGGTGCCGCCGGAACTGCTGTTCGGCCGCGGACTGGGCGAACTGTTCATCATCCGCAACGCCGGGAATACCGTCGATACGGTGGCGCTCGGCTCGATCGAATATGCGGTGGCGGTGTTGCAAGTGCCGCTGGTGGTGGTGATGGGCCACCAGAGCTGCGGAGCAGTGAAAGCGGCGACCGACGTGGTCAACGACAATGCCACCTTCCCCGGCCAGATCGGGCGGATGATCGAGCCGATCATACCCGCCGTGCTCGCCGCGCGCAGCGAGGACGGCGATTTCCTCGACAATTCGGTACGCGCAAACGTGCGCCGCGTGGTGCGCCAGCTGCGCGAGCAGACCGATCCGATCATGATGGAGCCGCAGCGTTCCGGTCGCCTCAAGGTTGTCGGCGCGTATTATGGCCTTAACGACGGGCAAGTGGACTTCTTCGATCTGCCTTGA